Genomic segment of Juglans microcarpa x Juglans regia isolate MS1-56 chromosome 7S, Jm3101_v1.0, whole genome shotgun sequence:
cacgtactctcgtaacatcgtgacatctcgtcacgttgcCGTTACGCCATTTCCATactaactcttcacccatcataagcacgattGTCAATAActatgtcacttcgtgacgttgcccaatcatgcttctgctgcgcactcttacacttattctgctactacacccatacttccggcagtaagtcaattacagtgacacttgtcacctcagactacaggatACGCCATAACTATTTCGGGACATTATTTCACAATTTCCGatactattcaccacgttctacgcccatcaactgcacaaccatccttatctctacgacacACCACACGGAATGTCCCTGCCTCGTGaagtacactctacgtatactctctttccacacgctacaacctatcatcaatatggcatacccgccatacgatacatcattccaccacatggagtacactccgcgtatactccatacacgttacgccacatcaccattacggcatactcGCCGTATGGTACATCGCTCCACCATACGGAGTACATtctacatgtactcccttcatacacaccacgccacatcaccattatggcatacccgccatatggtgcgtcactccattacatggagtacactccacgtgtactcaaatcacacaccacgccagacagagtacactctacctgtactattcccattccacaatacgccaagagagtatattctacatacactctctttatgtcacactacgccacacacaaagtacactcagcgtgtactgttcccactccacataccACGACACCAATACAACGCATAGTCCGCAACCACACTACACcgcatagtccacaacactgcacagcacaatttCCAACTacactccacacttcacagcgcactacacagataagcccaacacttcactacatagaatgcccaacacttcacagcacactacacaatgagcccaacacttcatatacacggcacatcacatcaccacactacaaaGATATGCCCAACATTTCACAGCGTACTacacagcgcatctcaatactaCACAGTTATTCCtataatactaacagcacagtccacaacctagtccactaattaacatctaacataattaaaagggatagagagttataccatcgacgggataacccgtgcgttgctcgctgatcgtcacagccaatgacatcggagaggtcgtacgtggcggctaactcacgtacgttgactgtttgggcgtttggatagctaagcgtggtcttggaagggctcgtgaaggccttgtgatggtggcaaggagcgtaacacggcggatctagccatgtacagtggcggtcagtcacacacattgactgtccatcacgtacAGTGATTACCCACTActtaaagtggtggtttgacctTAGGGCTCGGCTAAAGGAGGTGtggtggaactcgtggtggtgtcgaggtggcgccacggtggctcacggcggcagaTCTGGCCACACGatggaggagaagccgtgggagagtgagagagagtgtgtgtgcatggatGACAGATCGGGGCTgtgggaggttgggttggcttggtggtggcctgaggaggctgatgacggtggttacccaccgtgggtggcagTGCACGGTGTGCAATCCGTGAGTTAGAGAGAGAAGGAGGCCGTGCGATAGAGGAGGGCTACTGGCCATGGGTCACGTGAAGGGGGAaaaggaagggagagggaggctcacggtggtgcTTGGTGGCCATGGGAGTCGCGTATGGCGGCGCTAGCAGCGTCAGTATCTTGAAGCCGTGcaaaacccataaatgggtttcgtgcATGTGTGCGACGGAGGGGGAAGGGGGGAACTTCCcgtggcttgggttccatgggaggggttcTCCGGTGAGAGGTGGTGGCGCTGGTAGGTGGCACACGGCGGTGCTAAGGAcagcaagcccattcgggctttgcatTTCCagcggagaggaagagagagcgtgagggaGAGGGGCTGCCGTTGATGGACTCaccggagggagaggagtgcaACGGTGTCGGTGGTGAGAGCCGTCAACGCATGGCGGTGCCGGGCTGAGTGATGGAAGCTACGGCGTGGAGATGGACTGCATACAGCGTACGCTTGAGGGgcaagggaggagagagagagaggaaaagtgaggggaaagagagaggggtctgggtatttaacccagtcctttcgtcttggggtcctcaaaacgatctaacgttgagatattaaaatactgatttgaaaatgcgtaaacgttaacttaattaaaagcactcagaggaattaaggtaaatattattttaaactaactttagtttataaaataatatttcttcatcattaataaaatgatgaagtcttatttaatatctttaagagaataaaaccattaaattaattaaagctttcaacataatttaaatcccttaatatttcaaataacgggaataattttaataattaatattaaaatgatctccgacaattataatatttcggagctcttcaaaatattataattgtctcatttaaaaataagtttaactcaacgatactggaaatatctcatataaatatttctagtacatttaaaatactgggcgtgccttagaagtcacctaatatctcgagagacacgtcgtcatggttcggcacacatgacgatgcttgCATTCGCCAGAAAGAATGACAGACTGTTGTataattccgtcatcgaaaTTTACTTATATCAGAAAGGAGGagtcttacgtaagaaagagagaagcttacgtaagaagaaaagAGCGGGAGTTACAATATCCAAGCAAACTTCCATGGCCCTCCACAATGCAGTACATTCATCAATGAACTCGATGAGTAACATGTCTCCTATGTGCACAAAGTGAAAGCAGTAATTCACCTTTTGTATCTCgaattatcatttttataccTATATTTTTTGTGGACTTATCAATTGCAGCATTCCagtttattttaacaaaattacactacaaaaaaatacctttttgtatcacctaaaatcatcacaaaaattacaaaatgcatcgcgattattttttatcataaggTTCTAGAGCTTCTCTTGCTGCTTTACCTTCTCCTGAGGGCTTCCaaacttgttttcaaatatcaaCAAATCTCTTTTAAGCCATGGCATTCTCATTATCACTGTAGTCCATTCTAATTCATCTCTGGTGCAGCTTAGAGATAATTTTCTCCCACAACCGTAGAAAATCATCTTCGACCACTTTTATAGAGGGCTAATATCAACCGCCAACACATCACTGGCAGCCGAACAAACCCATAAATCATGAATaacaattttttcttctctttgacAAATTGGACAAAAGCATCATTAATCACTtgttttttaaagagattttttCTTGTAGGCATGCTGAATATTATTTTCTGCTTTCCAAAGAAAATTCTTCCCTACCCCTAGAACTTTCAATGCCCATAACGTCTTCCATCCTTCATCTTCCTTATTGCTAGTTGAAGTTTATCCTTTTAAAGTGTTTGGCACTACGATTCCTATTTGGCATCCACCTCAATTAATTTTATACTTGTCAAGAGGCTGATAACCTGATGACATATAATtcgatattttaaatgaaaaatctgtATTTAAAACCCCCACCACCccctttatataaaaaaaaaaatgatactctcaccaCTGATTCTTACtacaagattattttattttattttttaatttttctttttatttaatgtttaaggaagcattttttaataatactatgatttttttaatttttttaaaaaatattaaaaatatatatataaaataataataaaaaaaatcaattatactCTCAGAGTTCGTTACTTTTAGAGTAATCCGTTCAACTTAACCAATAGgcaaaatgtatatttttattttttttttatttttcttttcacattttttaatatatttaaatatttaaaaaaaaaaaatagatcaatactcttaaaatttcttacttattaagtaaacaaaagaaaaattgaccAACCATCAACTAAACGGTCAAAGTAAGCAGGCAAAGAAGCTCTTACTTACTTTTGCGCCGAAGGTTTTGACTAAAAAGAAAGACATGTCCCGAAGGTTTTGGGCGAGTCTGATTGACTTTTATCATAACGGCTGACAGCACATCCATCACGTGTGTCCCAAGTCAAAGGTACGTGTCAAACTCTTAGacccatgattttttttttttttgaattttcattttatgcATTACAATTTATAGAAGCCTATAATAATTAATGTCAAACGTTTCATCTAATTCTTATATTCTCGAATTAATTCGTGGAATAAAGGATTTGAGCTAAGCGGCAACtcaagctttatttatttatttttttatttaaaagtaagttcaatttatcaaatttattatcaatttttaaatcaaaataagagaataGTTTTACTATATACAAGTCGGTGGCTTATCACAAAACTTATAGTGTAATTgattacaatttttaaaaaaattaaaatatcaatcatttttaaattatgaaaagtatctacatatatataaaatataagatttataaatatatttcttccaaaaaaagtgttttattaCACTCAAATCGATGTAGTATAACACCAAGAACTGTGAGTAATAATTAACACGGCCATTCAATTAttataaggaaaatattaaaaatacttaagaaaaacttataaaaaaaattattttatcagacattaaaagtcataaaatttaaatttaaaaaaaattaataaaacgagtcttataaataaaaatataaatatatataacattactctttttttctttaattatccAAATTAAACTTTTAGCTTTTGAATGAATAGAAACTTTACTAGATTAAGAACATTCACaatgaattttgtaaaatataattttctctaaaatataaagaaatacaGTTAAAAGTCCATTCCAATGGATCAtttattctatttctattttccATTCAGCTATAATAAATCTGTTACATGTAATGGTTActcttcatttatttaaataattttttgttatttctctctcatttcatcatctttcttttttatctcattttcattttagctCTTTTTCATTTTAGCACTTTATCACTTTTGCACAACTCCCACTCCCTTATCTCTTATTTACTCTTTAACAATCTGTTTATATCGTCTTTGACTTTTATGCATGTATAAGTTTTGTTGTTAATAATAAAGGCagatgtttttttattgttttactctattttttaagtaatttaaaatattacattatatacaaagaaatattacaaatattaaaatatatgatgtacgataaagaatataatatttaaaataaataaaaaatattaaaaaataaatatttaaataatatagaaaataaataaataagctcATATAATGGattataaaagttaatatgcaaaataaaaattaattaaaaaaaaaaaaaaaagagagttttgGTGATGCATTATAACCTGAAAGGTAGATTTTGCTGTGTCCTATATGCGTTGCAAGTTGCAACCTGCAAAACATCGGAAGCGTTGCATTGCATGCTTCTGTTTCCCTTGGCTGCAGATACACTTTGTTAGAACTGGTACGGATGTGACGTTGAGGCTGGACCATGAGTAAAAactttcaagtaaatctcagtCATCTTCAAGTAAATTTGAAGGGATTAACGGAGAAATGATGCCTCTATATATTCCGCCCACTCTCCAAGTTTTCTCGTCCCATTtacatcctctctctctctctctctctctctcgctaaCTATATATCTAAGTGTACAGAGACACAAAGGGACACAAATACCGTCAAAGCTTTCATCCGTGAGTATGACAGGAAAGCTTATGAAAGCGGTTCAATACTTTGGCTAAGGGGGAAGAGCTGCTGGTTTGAaggttattttcatatttatattcgtcttttttctctatattacCTGCGGTCTGGATTGAAGACCCGTTTctatgttctttttgttttcgttCCAAATCCCTCTCGCTCATGTGCTAAAGTTGGAGCTTGAGATCAAAATATTTTGGCGATGAATTAGGacgtttttgttttctcttcgaCATATTAGTAACTAAGTGAAACTACagttcttgttttgaaagttttCATTTGAAACTTACAATTAATTTGGGTTGTCaaggttaaaaataaaaagtaaagcaATTGCGTAGTCTGGTTATTGTAGCGATGGAGCTTCTATATCTACTATCTTGTATGtttaaaacaaaaggaaataatattgTGATAAGTGTTAGGAACTAAAAGAGCAAAGTAAAATAAATGCAGAATCAATCACACACTACACGAGATTTATGTAGTTCAGCAACATGCCTATTCACAAAGctatagataattttattcaaatgatACATATACAATGCGGCAGCTTTACAAGATCagtttaatacaatatataggAAATCTTAATTGAGAAATACTAAAGCCACACATGGGGATCCCgacagtttatttattttttacatagtaattaagaaaatgttttgagATAAATCCTCTCCATTTGAGATATGATAAAACGTGTTACTTTCTGAACTGTCCACATAAAACTTGTTTGGGGTACAGGCTTTCCAGAATTGCAATACTCTTCAAAATCGTTGAAGCAGCTTTGATATTCGAGATTGTGATGGTTGATACATtggtgaaagggaaaaaaaatcttcttttggGGAGAACAACACAGAAAACTGATTGCCCATGATACAATTGATCTTTCTTGCAGCTTTGTTCGTTAATGTTTCCTTTTCCTTCATGCTTTCTAATGTTTCATTTCTCACACTGTTTACACTGCAAATCTGAATCGACTATGCGTTTTGGGTTGCTAACATTGTATAatttgggattttctttttgcatttgCTTCTTGCTTTACAAAGCTATAATGTCAAAAGTCATTGACATTACAGTAGAAACTCTGTATGTATCTGcttaacaaattattataaagaaacataattttcatttttcttgtagcatGTTGAGGTTCCAGTTCCCACTCCAGAAAAGGATGAGCTCTTGCTAAAAGTGGAAGCAACTAGTCTAAATGCAGTGGATTGGAAAATTCAGAAAGGCAAAATCAGGCCTTTCTTACCTCGCAAGTTCCCTTACATACCTGGTAATTCTTCATTGTTCTTTGCTTTCTATTAACAAAACTTTACGTGATGCCTTATTTCACCTAAGGAACAAATTTtaatacacatatatatttaatatgacTACATCAACGTGCAAATAGTTCAATGATactattgaattgaattttttgtgGATGGTTGCTTGTTGCAAACTTTTGGGAAGTGTCATTTTTCCCTTTCTTGCTGATCATATTCTTTGGCAGAATAGTTTTGGATGTGGCAGGAGAGGTCGTAGAGGTTGGAGCAGGGGTAAAAAGATTCAAAGCTGGGGACAAAGTCATAGCTTCGCTTTACTTTTCTGTGAGTATTAATTGTTATTCCTTCAGTTTTATACTTTCCTGCTATTAACTTGGATATTCCTCATGCTCTCTGTTTGTATGATTGATGACGACGAATAATTTTAAAAcggagtttttttttcttcctcttattCAACTTCTGTGGAAATCAGATGTACTTAATAGCTTCCCCCGCCCCCTCTCCTCCCCAGAAGTTTGGATAACTCTTAACAGAATCAAGCCCTTTGTGAAATTTAGAAATTCCTTCCATCCTGttattttgtttaatgattGTAGAGCCTTTCCCACTTGGTACTACATGACTTTGACATGGTATATAGGAACAAAACAATAATGATGTGGTGGCATGGAAAATTAAGTGTTGGATATGCAAACTGCTGGAAAAAAAACAGCAACTTTTATCAATGGTGCTAATGTGAGATACCGCACGTGTGAGTTATTAAATTAGTGTACCAGAATGAAACTCAGACCAAATTTAGAAACAAGTGATCCTTGATTAGTTCACTAGGTAAGTAGCACATTCTGGTGACTCTGGTTTGTAATGTAAGTTGGTCTGGGCATTCATCGAATATATCCATTTTAGAAACTACTTCTGAGCTTAGGATACATATAGTGCTTATCCAGCACTTTCCAAGCCGCACTCATCATTGTCCTTATTTTATGTTCTATCCTTGCTTTAGATATGGCATGGCATGATTTTTTGATGATTTAGATATGGCATGGCATGATTTTTTGATGAGGTGGGACAATTGTATATAGCAACTCCAGATCCATTCCAGTTGTGATAATACTCAGAATTGAGTTATTTCTAAAACCCTCATCCATTTTTCCTGTTGTTGTGTTATATATCTCGACAGTATGGAGGTGGACTAGCTGAGTTTGTTGTGGCTAAGGAGAGGCTGACAGTTTCTAGGCCACCCGAAGTTTCAGCAGCTGATGGTGCTGGCTTACCTATAGCTGGTATAACAGCTCTCCAGGTTCTCACCCAATCTGCTGGGATGAAGCTTGACAAAAGCGGCCAACAGGTAAACATTCTAGTCACTGCCGCCTCAAGTGGTGTGGGTCTCTACGCGGTTCAGCTGGCAAAGCTTGGAAACACACATGTAACTGCCACTTGTGGGGCCCGCAACCTTGACTTTGTTAAGCACTTAGGGGCTGATGAGGTTCTCGACTACAAGACCCCAGATGGGGCGGCTCTGAAGAGCCCATCTGGTCGAAAATATGATTTTGTGATCCACTGTGCAACAGGCATTCCTTGGTCAACTTTTGATCCCAATCTGAGTCCAAATGGAAAGGTCTTTGATATAACTCCCAGCTCTAGTGGTCTACTGACTTTTGCTCTAAAGAAAGTCACCTTCTCCAAGAAGCAGCTTTTGCCGATGTTTGCAACTATCAATACTGAGAGCCTGGATGATCTTGTTAAGTTAGTGAAGGAAGGTAAACTTAAGACTGCAATTGACTCAAGGCATTCCCTGAGCAAGGCTGAAGATGCGTGGGCTAAGTGCGTTGATTGCCATGCTACTGGAAAGATCATTGTGGAGCCTTGAGAGTGGATATAATATCCTGAGAGTTGTTAGATCTTATATGTACTTGATAGGGTTGTGTATCGGTAAATAAAACCATGTATATGTAGTTGAATGGGGTGTTTGGCCTGATATTGTCAAACATAAATGCAATGCAGATTGCTGAGTGTTTGCAGCTGCAATATAAAATACGTTGCATTGATTGAAACAGGGTCGTTTGTAATATAAAGCATTCGGAACTTAGAATGCCTTGGTAATCTATAGGCTTTGAAGAAGCCTTTTGTTTACAAGAACCGAGTAGGAAGGGTTGCCAGCCGAGTCACACAGTACTTGCACTCAATTCATCCAAgccattatttgtaattttataattagattttgtTAAAGTATTCATAAAGATAGGAGGAAACATGTTCTTAATACAAATATGGATTGTTTGAATCTTTATGAATATtgtacttttatatatttatatatgcggAATTCTACTCATCAGCCATTATTCACTCCCACACCCCCACACCTACagctttttcatagggtgttagagtgtttttcatagagtgagtgtttttcatagggtgtgaggtagtgaatagtgacagagaaaatttttcataaagtaaACAATGTTTCTCATTTAATTACATCAAGATCAGCAATTCCAGGTCCCATTATATTTACTTTAAGGCTCAACAATAATCTTCCCAGTGGCATGGCCGTCAATACTCTTAGCCCAAGCCCCTTCAGCCTTGGCCAAGGGATATTTTGAGTCAATCACTGTCTTGAGCTTCCCTTCCTTGACCAGGTTAACAAGATAAAGGAGGTTCTCACCCTTTGGAAACAAGATCAGTGGCACCAGCTGCTTCTTGGAGAAAGTAAGTTTCTTCAGGGCAAATGTGATGAGGGAACTAGGAGCAGGAGTAATATCAATCACCTTTCCAGTTGGGCTCAAATTAGGTTCAAAAGTAGACCAAGGAATGCCGGTTGCACAATGAATAACTGCATCATATTTTCGACCAGATGGGCTCTTTAGAGCTGCCCCATCTGGGGTCTTGTAGTCAAGAACCTCATCAGCCCCTAATCTCTTGACAAGATTAATGTTGCGGGCACCACAAGTAGCAGTCACATGTGCATTTCCCAGCTTAGCCAGTTGAACCGCGTAGTGGCCCACTCCACCTGAAGCAGCAGTTATCAGAATGTTTGCCTTCTTGTCACTTCCATCAAGCTTGATGCCAGCAGATTGAGTGAGAGCCTGGTGAGCTGTCAATCCTGCAACCGGGAGACCGACGACATTGGCTGCTGAAACTCCAGGTGGTCTTGCAACTGTCAAGCTTTCCTTGGTCACAGCAAACTCCGCCAGTCCACCGCCATTCTGTCATTAATGCAAGAACCACTACAGACATTAGACTATTAAGACAGTAGATACTAAAAGTTCGATACAAGTTATTTAGATAATACATCCTATCAACCTGGTGAGTATCTAACATCCTTATCCATAAAATAGTAATTGGCATGAAATTATGGCGTTCATGACAACTGGAATGATCATATCATTTTGTATTACTATTGCACCCCAGCAAATACATGAATTTAAAGCATGCATTGGATTAGAGCATGGTATGGACCTTGCTAGTTCAAATGGTGCCATGTCATCTGATCAGGTTGATTCTATAACCCAACAGAAATATAAAACTCAACAATTGGCTGGGATACTAGCTTATTAGTCATTTGGTCAATCTAGTCTCGTCTTAATAAAATTGCTTGTAGTGCAAACTTTCAAGTACAGACCAAGATCAAGACAACAAAACTAGTGTTTTTCTAGGGCATAAATGCATGTGTATCATGCTTACGGCAAAGTCCTGCCCTAACATCACAATTCATGGTCCCTGAATCCAAAAAAATGTGAGGTCAGGTTATTCCTAGagcaaaataataatgtttaaaCTTATATGAAAGTATACAACCATGCATGAGCTCAAGCATATGCTACCATGAAGAAACATGGGAAGTAGTAAAATACTGATGTGAATGAAAAGAGGAAACCATAGTACTCCTTACATTGAAATGCAAGTCATCATTAATGCTGCGAGGAGTTTCATTAGATAATCTATAACTTTTAAAGAACTTCCAAATTACTCGAATTTCTGCTTCAGTGAATACatactaatattctcaaatcATTCATGAAACGCTTTAGTTCCCATAAGAATTCACCAGCTGGAATGAGCAATTGACAATCAAGTGTATGCCATTATATTGACTTTGTAATTAGCAAGAGTGATAACAAAACCGATGTAATGGTGTACCTTTGATATGTAGGGCCTAGATATCTTTTAGATTTCTGGTACCCTAAAAACAATCATAAGTCACAGTCACCAGATTTCTCTTAATATGACGATAGAAATAACCAATCATTGGAATCTCTTTTTAGTCCTCTGGTTGTTCTTTCCCAAGACAGAGGACCCGAAGtgttaaaagtttcaaattaaGCTAACCCAGGAACAAACCAAAAGAGTATATACAAGATACTACCCTGGGGTTAGTCATAGCTACAATTTTATCACCAACTTTGAAGTTTTTGGCTCCCGGTCCAACCTCTATAACCTCACCTGCCACATCAGAAGCTGTTCCAACAAGGAAGGAAAACGTTCATTGTTACATGACAACcatcaaatcattttttcagCCACAAAAGGAGTGGGGAAGAGAATGTTCCATGGGAAAAGCAAAATTCATTTACCTGGTATGTGAGGGAACTTGCTAGGAAGAAAAGGCCGCAGCATGCCTTTCTGAACTTTCCAATCAAATGGATTGAGACTAGCTGCTTCTACTCTCAACAAGACCTCATCTTTATTGGGAGTGGGAACTGGCACTTCAACATGCTGCAAACAAGCATGAAATTTATAGAAAAGTCATTTGAAGAAGCCATAGGATCCTAATAATATAATGTCAGTGGCTTCATTTTGTACAGAAAACACAGAGAAAAGACAGCTCTCAGTCATCACTATACAGCATAAACCTAATTTAAAACTTCCAATTCAGACAGAAATAACTAGCAGAATTTAATGGCTCCCTCTCTATCTCCTATCCGAAGATTTCAGTAAATCAAACAGTTACATAATGGAAGATCCAGATAGTCACATACCAACATATATGGAAGAACATCAAAAGGGTTTGGGGGGATTCTCTCTACTTATCCTATATGAGGTGGGCAACAAGACCAATATCTGGTTTTGGTGTGATGCATGGTGTGAAATCAGCCTCCGAAAGTGCCTTCTTGAAGGTGTTTAACATATCCAGCCATTTGCAATTCTCCAATGATAGTCAACAGTGGAAC
This window contains:
- the LOC121240743 gene encoding chloroplast envelope quinone oxidoreductase homolog, whose protein sequence is MSLDPIKMAGKLMKAVQYNAYGGGPDGLQHVEVPVPTPNKDEVLLRVEAASLNPFDWKVQKGMLRPFLPSKFPHIPASDVAGEVIEVGPGAKNFKVGDKIVAMTNPRNGGGLAEFAVTKESLTVARPPGVSAANVVGLPVAGLTAHQALTQSAGIKLDGSDKKANILITAASGGVGHYAVQLAKLGNAHVTATCGARNINLVKRLGADEVLDYKTPDGAALKSPSGRKYDAVIHCATGIPWSTFEPNLSPTGKVIDITPAPSSLITFALKKLTFSKKQLVPLILFPKGENLLYLVNLVKEGKLKTVIDSKYPLAKAEGAWAKSIDGHATGKIIVEP